The Beijerinckiaceae bacterium RH AL1 genome has a segment encoding these proteins:
- a CDS encoding Metallophosphoesterase (ID:RHAL1_02598;~source:Prodigal:2.6) — MNDDPDAKHYRTLFISDVHLGKRGCQAELLVDFLRFHDADTIYLVGDIVDGWALKGGWHWPQSHNDVVQKLLRKVRKGAKMILVPGNHDEFARSYLGMNFGGVDVEDTAIHEMADGRRFLIIHGDQFDIVVSNAKWLALLGDWAYEAALFINGFYNRIRRAFGQPYWSFSAWAKLKVKEAVSFIGKFETTLAEEAKKRDCQGVVCGHIHHAAIRQIDGITYVNCGDFIESCTAIAEHMDGDLEIIRWQVPGGIATPVPAKVERPAPARPAPAAA; from the coding sequence GTGAACGACGATCCGGACGCCAAGCACTACCGCACCCTCTTCATCTCCGACGTCCATCTCGGCAAGCGCGGCTGCCAGGCCGAGCTCCTCGTGGACTTCCTGCGCTTCCACGACGCCGACACGATCTATCTCGTCGGCGACATCGTCGACGGCTGGGCGCTGAAGGGCGGCTGGCACTGGCCGCAATCGCACAACGACGTCGTGCAGAAGCTGCTCCGCAAGGTGCGCAAGGGCGCGAAGATGATCCTGGTGCCGGGCAATCACGACGAGTTCGCCCGCTCCTACCTCGGGATGAACTTCGGCGGCGTGGATGTCGAGGATACGGCGATCCACGAGATGGCCGACGGGCGCCGCTTCCTCATCATCCACGGCGACCAGTTCGACATCGTCGTCTCAAACGCCAAGTGGCTCGCGCTGCTCGGCGACTGGGCCTACGAGGCGGCGCTGTTCATCAACGGCTTCTACAACCGCATCCGCCGCGCCTTCGGGCAGCCCTACTGGTCGTTCTCGGCCTGGGCGAAGCTCAAGGTGAAGGAGGCGGTCTCGTTCATCGGCAAGTTCGAGACGACGCTCGCCGAGGAGGCGAAGAAGCGCGACTGCCAGGGCGTCGTCTGCGGCCACATCCACCACGCCGCGATCCGCCAGATCGACGGCATCACCTACGTCAATTGCGGCGACTTCATCGAGTCGTGCACGGCGATCGCCGAGCACATGGACGGCGATCTCGAGATCATCCGGTGGCAGGTGCCCGGCGGCATCGCGACGCCCGTGCCCGCCAAGGTCGAGCGGCCCGCTCCCGCGCGGCCGGCGCCGGCCGCGGCCTGA
- a CDS encoding Alpha-mannosyltransferase (ID:RHAL1_02599;~source:Prodigal:2.6), translating to MRILVATDAARPQVNGVVRSYEQLTEAAAAIGVEIVTLGPAGFATVPLPTYAEIRLALTGVRGFAARLARIEREGGPISHIHVATEGPIGHAARRFCLRRDLPFTTSYHTRFPEYISARSPVPAALTYAYLRRFHNAGDGIMVATPTLAQELVDRGFRRPLRWSRGVDTERFTPAKRAPWDLPRPIYLYAGRLAPEKQLEAFLSLDLPGSKVLAGDGPSADHLKRTFPDAHFLGLQVGDALARTYASADVFVFPSRTDTFGMVLLEAMASGLPVAALPVPGPLDVVGDSGAGVLDEDLGAACRAALDIPRERARAHAETYTWGQATEQFLANVAAARVSHTEAQAARAKALLGVTGQRA from the coding sequence ATGCGCATCCTCGTCGCGACCGACGCGGCGCGGCCACAGGTCAACGGCGTCGTCCGCTCCTACGAGCAGCTGACGGAGGCGGCCGCCGCCATCGGCGTCGAGATCGTGACGCTCGGCCCCGCCGGCTTCGCCACCGTGCCGCTGCCGACCTACGCCGAGATCCGGCTCGCGCTCACCGGGGTGCGCGGCTTCGCGGCACGGCTGGCGCGGATCGAGCGCGAGGGCGGCCCGATCAGCCACATCCACGTCGCGACCGAGGGCCCGATCGGCCACGCCGCGCGCCGCTTCTGCCTGCGCCGCGACCTGCCGTTCACGACGAGCTACCACACGCGTTTTCCCGAATATATCTCGGCGCGGTCGCCGGTGCCGGCGGCGCTGACCTACGCCTACCTCCGACGCTTCCACAACGCCGGCGACGGGATCATGGTGGCGACCCCGACGCTGGCGCAGGAGCTGGTCGACCGCGGCTTCCGGCGGCCGCTGCGCTGGTCGCGCGGGGTCGACACCGAGCGCTTCACGCCCGCCAAGCGGGCGCCGTGGGACCTGCCGCGCCCGATCTACCTCTACGCCGGCCGCCTCGCGCCGGAAAAGCAGCTCGAGGCGTTCCTGTCGCTCGACCTGCCGGGATCCAAGGTCCTCGCAGGCGACGGGCCGTCCGCCGATCATCTCAAGCGCACGTTCCCCGACGCGCACTTCCTCGGCCTGCAGGTCGGCGACGCGCTCGCCCGCACCTACGCCTCAGCCGACGTCTTCGTGTTCCCGAGCCGCACCGACACGTTCGGCATGGTGCTGCTCGAGGCGATGGCGAGCGGGCTCCCGGTTGCCGCCCTGCCGGTGCCGGGGCCGCTCGATGTCGTCGGCGACAGCGGGGCCGGCGTTCTCGACGAGGACCTCGGCGCCGCCTGTCGCGCGGCGCTCGACATCCCGCGCGAGCGCGCCCGAGCGCATGCCGAGACCTACACCTGGGGCCAGGCGACGGAGCAGTTCCTCGCCAATGTCGCGGCGGCGCGGGTCTCGCACACCGAGGCCCAGGCCGCGCGCGCCAAGGCGCTCCTCGGCGTGACCGGCCAGCGCGCTTAA
- a CDS encoding protein of unknown function (ID:RHAL1_02600;~source:Prodigal:2.6) produces MIALIIATLLGTPSSYAQVQPRLRIPFTAPCSAVERLPDGQWRTKTAIAFGPNEVPADTFIGAGGNVDYVLVNGELINTDIADKCASRPG; encoded by the coding sequence TTGATCGCCCTGATCATCGCCACGCTTCTCGGCACGCCGTCGAGCTACGCGCAGGTGCAGCCGCGCCTTCGGATCCCCTTCACGGCCCCCTGCAGCGCCGTCGAGCGGCTGCCGGACGGCCAGTGGCGCACCAAGACGGCCATCGCCTTCGGCCCAAACGAGGTGCCGGCCGATACCTTCATCGGCGCCGGCGGCAACGTCGACTACGTTCTCGTCAATGGAGAGCTCATCAACACCGACATCGCCGACAAGTGCGCGAGCCGCCCGGGCTGA
- a CDS encoding hypothetical protein (ID:RHAL1_02601;~conserved protein of unknown function;~source:Prodigal:2.6): protein MSIPPPRGMSEIDYETIEAAVTETVRGRWFLAEFARRNRLAETRQLLEAMARLEAAVASGSPSAPSADPSIRLLVQRIKEIATALGDTAHEMRGAGVEEHFVTQVETQARAVAGMMRTGVAQTASASRPSVEARVDSPRVEPPAPPAVPKQEVRLPRADLPATLAPRPDGAVGRDPRLAAFASLDRLPIEEKLSLFR from the coding sequence ATGTCCATCCCTCCGCCGCGCGGCATGAGCGAGATCGATTACGAGACGATCGAGGCCGCCGTGACCGAGACGGTGCGCGGGCGCTGGTTTCTGGCCGAGTTCGCGCGCCGCAACCGGCTCGCCGAGACGCGCCAGCTGCTCGAGGCCATGGCGCGGCTCGAGGCGGCCGTGGCCTCGGGGTCGCCTTCGGCGCCGTCGGCCGACCCGTCGATCCGCCTCCTCGTGCAGCGGATCAAGGAAATCGCCACCGCGCTCGGCGACACGGCCCACGAGATGCGCGGGGCGGGGGTCGAGGAGCATTTCGTCACCCAGGTCGAGACGCAGGCGCGCGCCGTCGCCGGCATGATGCGCACCGGCGTCGCGCAGACCGCCAGCGCGAGCCGTCCGAGCGTCGAGGCGCGGGTGGATTCGCCGCGCGTCGAGCCGCCGGCGCCGCCCGCTGTGCCGAAGCAGGAGGTCCGTCTGCCGCGCGCCGACCTGCCGGCAACGCTGGCGCCGCGGCCGGACGGCGCCGTGGGCCGCGACCCGAGGCTCGCCGCCTTCGCGAGCCTCGATCGGCTGCCGATCGAGGAGAAGCTGTCCCTTTTCCGCTAG
- the fhs gene encoding Formate--tetrahydrofolate ligase (ID:RHAL1_02602;~source:Prodigal:2.6), producing MPTDIEIARAKTPEPMAKVAARIDIPEDALLPYGKTIAKIDPGFVAKTAQAGKKGKLILVTAISPTPAGEGKTTTTVGLADALRQIGKKSATALREPALGPCFGVKGGAAGGGHAQVIPMEQINLHFTGDFHAISSANNLLAALIDNHIYHGNPLDIDARRVTWARSVDMNDRALRNIVCSLGGVANGFPREARFDILVASEIMAVFCLSKDFTDLQERLKKMVIGQTRGKEFVTAEQLQAVGSMTVLLQDAFSPNLVQTLEGTPAFIHGGPFANIAHGCNSVVATNLALGLADYVVTEAGFGADLGAEKFFDIKARQAGLNPEAVVIVATVRALKMHGGVAKDQLGTENLEALKKGMANLGRHIENVKKFGVKPVVGINAFVSDTEAEFELIRKTCREEFDTDAVLCRHWAEGGKGATELAEKVVAIIESGESKYKPLYELEQPIADKMRIVAKEIYRAKDIAIESKAKTAIKSFEDQGYGNLPICVAKTQYSFSADPKALNAPTDHTVPVVDARLSAGAGFVVLLCGDIMTLPGLSANPSAHKIGLDEKGEIVGLF from the coding sequence ATGCCGACCGACATCGAGATCGCCCGCGCCAAGACGCCGGAGCCGATGGCCAAGGTCGCCGCCCGCATCGACATCCCCGAGGACGCGCTGCTGCCCTACGGCAAGACGATCGCCAAGATCGACCCGGGCTTCGTCGCGAAGACGGCCCAGGCCGGCAAGAAGGGCAAGCTGATCCTCGTCACCGCGATCAGCCCGACCCCGGCCGGCGAGGGCAAGACGACGACGACGGTCGGCCTCGCCGACGCGCTGCGCCAGATCGGCAAGAAGTCGGCGACCGCGCTGCGCGAGCCGGCGCTCGGCCCCTGCTTCGGCGTGAAAGGCGGCGCGGCCGGCGGCGGCCACGCGCAGGTCATCCCGATGGAGCAGATCAACCTGCACTTCACCGGCGACTTCCACGCCATCTCGTCGGCCAACAACCTGCTCGCGGCGCTGATCGACAACCACATCTACCACGGCAACCCGCTCGACATCGACGCGCGCCGCGTGACCTGGGCGCGCTCGGTCGACATGAACGATCGCGCGCTGCGCAACATCGTCTGCAGCCTCGGCGGCGTCGCCAACGGCTTCCCGCGCGAGGCGCGCTTCGACATCCTCGTCGCATCGGAAATCATGGCCGTCTTCTGCCTGTCGAAGGACTTCACCGACCTGCAGGAGCGGCTGAAGAAGATGGTGATCGGCCAGACGCGCGGCAAAGAGTTCGTGACGGCCGAGCAGCTGCAGGCCGTCGGCTCGATGACCGTGCTGCTCCAGGACGCCTTCTCGCCGAACCTCGTGCAGACGCTCGAAGGCACGCCGGCCTTCATCCACGGCGGCCCGTTCGCCAACATCGCGCACGGCTGCAACTCGGTGGTGGCCACCAATCTCGCGCTTGGCCTCGCCGACTACGTCGTGACCGAGGCCGGCTTCGGCGCCGACCTCGGCGCGGAAAAATTCTTCGACATCAAGGCGCGCCAGGCGGGCCTGAACCCTGAGGCGGTGGTGATCGTCGCGACTGTCCGCGCGCTGAAGATGCACGGCGGCGTCGCCAAGGACCAGCTCGGCACCGAGAACCTCGAGGCGCTGAAGAAGGGCATGGCCAACCTCGGCCGCCACATCGAGAACGTGAAGAAGTTCGGCGTCAAACCCGTCGTCGGCATCAACGCCTTCGTCTCCGACACCGAGGCCGAGTTCGAGCTGATCCGCAAGACCTGCCGCGAGGAGTTCGACACCGACGCCGTGCTCTGCCGCCACTGGGCGGAGGGCGGCAAGGGCGCAACCGAGCTTGCCGAGAAGGTCGTCGCGATCATCGAGTCCGGCGAATCCAAGTACAAGCCGCTCTACGAGCTGGAGCAGCCGATCGCCGACAAGATGCGCATCGTGGCGAAGGAGATCTATCGCGCCAAGGACATCGCGATCGAGTCGAAGGCCAAGACCGCGATCAAGTCGTTCGAGGACCAGGGCTACGGCAACCTGCCGATCTGCGTGGCGAAGACGCAGTACTCGTTCTCCGCCGACCCGAAGGCCTTGAACGCGCCGACCGACCACACCGTGCCGGTCGTCGATGCGCGCCTCTCGGCCGGCGCCGGGTTCGTCGTGCTGCTCTGCGGCGACATCATGACCCTGCCCGGCCTCTCGGCGAACCCCTCCGCCCACAAGATCGGCCTCGACGAGAAGGGCGAGATCGTCGGGCTGTTCTAG
- a CDS encoding hypothetical protein (ID:RHAL1_02603;~conserved protein of unknown function;~source:Prodigal:2.6), which yields MIPWEHVDTATIPGGREPLKLMRRGGEFSIRLGAVELMGSRAGGSEAALAREACQRLGHVARAKVLIGGLGMGFTLRAALEALGPEAEVVVAELVPAVVAWARGPLSEVFAGLMDDPRVAIIEGDVGAIIRAGTAAYDAILLDVDNGPAGQTSGANDGLYSARGLAAAHRALRPGGVLAVWSEAPDAAFAGRMKRAGFALEEKRARANAGRGARHIIWLGIR from the coding sequence ATGATCCCCTGGGAGCACGTCGACACCGCGACGATCCCCGGCGGCCGCGAGCCGCTGAAGCTGATGCGGCGGGGCGGCGAGTTCTCGATCCGCCTCGGCGCCGTCGAGCTGATGGGCTCGCGCGCCGGCGGCTCCGAGGCGGCGCTGGCCCGCGAGGCCTGCCAGCGCCTCGGCCACGTGGCGCGCGCAAAAGTGCTGATCGGCGGCCTCGGCATGGGCTTCACGCTGCGCGCTGCGCTCGAAGCGCTCGGGCCGGAGGCGGAGGTCGTCGTGGCGGAGCTGGTGCCTGCCGTCGTCGCCTGGGCGCGCGGGCCGTTGTCGGAAGTCTTCGCCGGCCTCATGGACGATCCGCGCGTCGCCATCATCGAGGGCGACGTCGGCGCGATCATCCGCGCCGGGACTGCCGCCTACGACGCGATCCTGCTCGACGTCGACAACGGGCCGGCCGGACAGACGAGCGGCGCCAACGACGGCTTGTACAGCGCCCGCGGCCTTGCCGCTGCGCATCGCGCGCTGCGGCCGGGCGGCGTGCTCGCCGTCTGGTCCGAGGCGCCTGATGCCGCCTTCGCCGGCCGCATGAAGCGGGCCGGCTTCGCGCTCGAGGAGAAGCGCGCCCGGGCCAATGCCGGGCGCGGCGCCCGCCACATCATCTGGCTCGGCATCCGCTAG
- a CDS encoding Dienelactone hydrolase (ID:RHAL1_02604;~source:Prodigal:2.6), translating into MIIRSDETIDVPVAGLGAMRMHLFRPALEGTYPGVLFFSEIYQVTAPIRRLAAMVAGHGYVVAVPEVYHEHEPPGTVLAYDQPGTDRGNALKFTKPVAAYDADARAGLDALAAHPACNGRLATLGVCLGGHLAYRAALNPQVRAAACFYPTDIHSGTLGEGKHDDSLARMGELKAETLFVFGRKDPHVPFAGREIIRVRLEDVGARYEWHEVDAAHAFLRDEGPRYDPALFVQALGWMLALYRRAL; encoded by the coding sequence ATGATCATCCGCAGCGACGAAACGATCGACGTGCCGGTCGCCGGGCTCGGCGCGATGCGGATGCACCTCTTCCGCCCCGCGCTCGAGGGCACCTATCCCGGCGTGCTGTTCTTCTCCGAGATCTACCAGGTGACGGCGCCGATCCGCCGCCTTGCCGCGATGGTCGCGGGGCACGGCTATGTCGTGGCGGTGCCGGAGGTCTACCACGAGCACGAGCCGCCGGGCACGGTGCTCGCCTACGACCAGCCCGGCACCGACCGCGGCAACGCGCTGAAGTTCACGAAGCCTGTCGCCGCCTACGATGCCGACGCGCGCGCGGGCCTCGATGCCCTCGCCGCGCATCCCGCCTGCAACGGCCGCCTTGCGACGCTCGGCGTCTGCCTCGGCGGCCACCTCGCCTACCGCGCCGCGCTGAACCCGCAGGTGCGTGCGGCGGCCTGCTTCTATCCCACCGACATCCACTCCGGCACGCTCGGCGAAGGCAAGCACGACGACTCGCTCGCCCGAATGGGCGAGCTGAAGGCGGAGACGCTGTTCGTCTTCGGCCGCAAGGACCCGCACGTGCCCTTTGCAGGCCGCGAGATCATCCGCGTGCGGCTCGAGGACGTCGGCGCGCGCTACGAGTGGCACGAGGTCGACGCCGCGCACGCCTTCCTGCGCGACGAGGGGCCGCGCTACGATCCCGCGCTGTTCGTGCAGGCGCTGGGTTGGATGCTGGCGCTGTACCGACGCGCGTTGTGA
- a CDS encoding protein of unknown function (ID:RHAL1_02605;~source:Prodigal:2.6) yields the protein MKLVLGATAAVAVCLGAGLAEYGNDYPLAVVRHRWQEVITDSNHAALRPGSVYDILTHFEQNSGLPQPRFNYLFFDTGLGAADPIYPVFQTGWQESWPQLIEAGLSDKNRHIDHFSTGDTPEGCRIQSAYWVRHIDEFPSQYKDLRAQGYTLVDISFDYYSKLRPDAQCGKHKAHEADAHFDPFAAIYPYASTFTSLKDIPPELLARYEAKVGVLKLVTQDFETSTDNWKTYAQSYSLRDNSMWFYPGGFKPDYGVNTPRTQSGLTAMTTPADLIVAGTPALQSRFDLNHTVPREDFAKVLDMLEGRPVPGYDAAQEPGGDTLDIATQVTPKNFYTSGTTTEPIRDVVSDVSDPAHYKLVSIILRPAEPEADVHFAAPQDIPQVRMVYQLMSPRVPGRAYEQLFLHLDFDAVDRLAPPAMRRQAADAFLRAADHVVALRKAKRPEAEQATADFVAATATPARLQTLSWSSSLTGIWVFGNLSRSYNAAREMRPARIVRNGIDLGYYSSAYDNVVFRQTIAASQGPRKAALSQVLDDLTPRFYRDPRRHDPQALAFNRVTCAQCHQMAGRDGVHVSFNDGLDRRVTEPSRATEYVYRELDRQLRELPPVTTMHAALAGH from the coding sequence ATGAAGCTTGTCCTTGGCGCGACGGCGGCCGTCGCGGTGTGTCTCGGCGCGGGCCTGGCGGAATACGGAAACGACTACCCCCTCGCCGTGGTGCGCCACCGCTGGCAGGAGGTCATCACCGACAGCAACCACGCGGCGCTCCGGCCGGGCTCGGTCTACGACATCCTCACCCATTTCGAGCAGAACTCCGGCCTGCCGCAGCCGCGCTTCAACTACCTCTTCTTCGACACCGGGCTCGGCGCGGCCGACCCGATCTACCCGGTCTTCCAGACGGGCTGGCAGGAGAGCTGGCCGCAGCTCATCGAGGCGGGCCTGTCGGACAAGAACCGGCACATCGACCATTTCTCGACCGGCGACACGCCGGAGGGCTGTCGCATCCAGTCGGCCTACTGGGTGCGCCACATCGACGAGTTCCCAAGCCAGTACAAGGACCTGCGCGCGCAGGGGTACACGCTCGTCGACATCTCGTTCGACTACTATTCGAAGCTGCGGCCGGACGCGCAGTGCGGCAAGCACAAGGCGCACGAGGCGGACGCGCACTTCGATCCTTTCGCCGCGATCTACCCCTATGCGAGCACGTTCACGTCGCTGAAGGACATCCCGCCCGAGCTGCTCGCCCGATACGAGGCGAAGGTCGGCGTCCTGAAGCTGGTGACGCAGGACTTCGAGACGAGCACCGACAACTGGAAGACGTATGCGCAGAGCTACAGCCTGCGCGACAACTCGATGTGGTTCTATCCCGGCGGCTTCAAGCCGGACTACGGCGTGAACACGCCGCGCACCCAGAGCGGTCTGACCGCGATGACGACGCCGGCGGATCTGATCGTCGCCGGGACGCCGGCGCTGCAAAGTCGTTTCGACCTCAACCACACGGTGCCGCGCGAGGACTTCGCCAAAGTCCTCGACATGCTGGAGGGCCGGCCGGTGCCGGGCTACGACGCCGCGCAGGAGCCCGGCGGCGACACGCTCGACATCGCGACCCAGGTGACGCCGAAGAACTTCTACACCTCGGGCACGACGACCGAGCCGATCCGCGACGTCGTCTCCGACGTGTCGGATCCCGCGCACTACAAGCTCGTCTCGATCATCCTGCGCCCGGCGGAGCCGGAGGCGGACGTGCATTTCGCGGCGCCGCAGGACATCCCGCAGGTGCGGATGGTCTACCAGCTGATGAGCCCGCGCGTGCCCGGCCGCGCCTACGAGCAGCTGTTCCTGCACCTCGACTTCGACGCCGTCGATCGCCTGGCGCCGCCGGCCATGCGGCGGCAGGCGGCCGACGCCTTCTTGCGCGCGGCCGACCATGTCGTCGCGCTGCGCAAGGCGAAGCGCCCGGAGGCGGAGCAGGCGACGGCGGACTTCGTCGCGGCGACGGCGACACCCGCGCGGCTGCAGACGTTGAGCTGGAGCTCTTCGCTCACCGGCATCTGGGTGTTCGGCAACCTCAGCCGCTCCTACAATGCGGCGCGCGAGATGAGGCCGGCTCGGATCGTCCGCAACGGCATCGACCTCGGCTACTATTCCAGCGCCTACGACAATGTCGTGTTCCGCCAAACCATCGCTGCGTCACAGGGCCCGCGCAAGGCGGCGCTTTCGCAGGTGCTCGACGATCTCACGCCGCGCTTCTACCGCGACCCGCGCCGCCACGACCCGCAGGCCTTGGCCTTCAACCGCGTCACCTGCGCCCAGTGCCATCAGATGGCCGGCCGCGACGGCGTGCACGTGTCCTTCAACGACGGGCTGGATCGGCGGGTGACGGAGCCGAGCCGGGCGACGGAATACGTCTACCGCGAGCTCGACCGCCAGCTGCGCGAGCTGCCGCCGGTCACCACCATGCACGCGGCTCTCGCGGGCCACTGA
- a CDS encoding Fis family transcriptional regulator (fragment) (ID:RHAL1_02606;~source:Prodigal:2.6): MTRSLSTSHAEKVFSHVENEADPSALVSSWRRCLTLHGLDPTSGSQPGRVEQTRILETQQRNEAMTRAADDVIDQLIRSLAGSDYMVFLADAQGIVLDTRSKRTGDFWERPRNDWLGTDFSEEGEGTNGVGTVLRDGRPLTVAGDQHFHIRDVPVACSGAPIWGLDGAIAAASTSPAAPSTPTRSAAR, translated from the coding sequence GTGACCAGGTCACTCTCCACATCCCACGCCGAAAAAGTTTTTTCGCACGTCGAAAACGAGGCCGATCCGTCGGCGCTGGTCTCGTCGTGGCGGCGTTGCCTCACCCTGCACGGCCTGGACCCCACGAGCGGCAGCCAACCCGGACGCGTCGAGCAGACGCGCATCCTGGAGACGCAGCAGCGCAACGAGGCGATGACGCGCGCCGCCGACGACGTGATCGACCAGCTCATCAGGTCGCTCGCCGGCTCCGACTACATGGTCTTCCTCGCCGACGCGCAGGGCATCGTGCTCGACACGCGCAGCAAGCGCACCGGCGATTTCTGGGAGCGGCCGCGAAACGACTGGCTCGGCACCGACTTCAGCGAGGAGGGAGAGGGCACCAACGGCGTCGGCACCGTGCTGCGCGACGGCCGCCCGCTCACCGTCGCCGGCGACCAGCATTTTCATATCCGCGACGTGCCGGTGGCCTGCAGCGGCGCGCCGATCTGGGGGCTCGACGGCGCGATTGCGGCTGCATCGACATCTCCTGCAGCGCCGTCCACACCGACGCGCTCGGCAGCGCGCTGA
- a CDS encoding Bacterial transcriptional regulator family protein (fragment) (ID:RHAL1_02607;~source:Prodigal:2.6), which yields MLGAVIDAARRIELRMLSNAHPTTKLVLASRAGENPGAVLAVDVYGGVVGATRAARVMLKLKPEHLTGNFSVEQLWDGEAREPDWGTTERRLIEAALARHRGNASAAARALGMSRSTLYRKLKHYAAGKGAWMA from the coding sequence ATGCTCGGCGCCGTCATCGACGCGGCGCGCCGCATCGAGCTGCGCATGCTCTCCAACGCGCATCCGACGACCAAGTTGGTCCTGGCCTCGCGCGCCGGCGAGAACCCCGGCGCCGTGCTCGCCGTCGACGTCTACGGCGGGGTCGTCGGCGCCACGCGCGCCGCGCGCGTGATGCTGAAGCTGAAGCCCGAGCACCTCACCGGCAATTTCTCCGTCGAGCAGCTGTGGGACGGCGAGGCGCGGGAGCCCGACTGGGGCACGACCGAGCGCCGCCTGATCGAAGCCGCCCTCGCCCGCCACCGCGGCAACGCCTCCGCCGCCGCCCGCGCGCTCGGCATGAGCCGCAGCACGCTCTACCGCAAGCTGAAGCACTACGCCGCCGGCAAGGGCGCCTGGATGGCGTAG